One Flavobacterium sp. 90 DNA segment encodes these proteins:
- a CDS encoding arylsulfatase, with amino-acid sequence MKKFKNNITIKSQQKGLLITALLLVQLSFAQTKPEEFKGVIGKTLAESKEYWPEPVTAPKGAPNVVWIILDDVGYGASSAFGGQIETPVLERLANNGLRYTNFHTTAICAPTRSALLTGSNSHKVHVGGFSHTIMSAGFPGWDGRLPSKNGTIAEILRDKGYNTFGVGKYGITPDEEATDAGPFDHWPTGKGFEHFYGFLGSATDQYKPDLIEDQVHITPDGRHLSEQITDKAISYIQKQQKAAPGKPFFLYYSPAAVHAPHQVAQKWSDPYKGKFDDGWDAYREKTLANQKKLGVIPANAVLPERNSLIADWKKLTPDQKKVYSKFMEVYAGYLTYTDYEIGRLVNYLKESNQLENTVVFVLIGDNGASKEGTLQGAVDRQTYVNGDTEEKIFQNNLNRIGEIGTPQTYTNYPLGWAQATNTPFKYWKQDANSEGGTHNPLIVYYPKGIKTPGIRTQYSHVIDILPTTLDILGVKAPESIREVKQDTIQGYSFYNSLNDAKSVSAHKIQHYYIFGSRAIYNDGWKAAAAHHPNSIEVKEALNNKTNLPPNDFDKDVWELYNINEDFNERKDLAKKYPEKVAELKKLFDQQAKKNNLYPLIDWQDVYLRKIHKTPSTEGKSAQELLTKANK; translated from the coding sequence ATGAAAAAGTTTAAAAATAACATTACAATCAAAAGTCAGCAAAAAGGACTTTTGATTACTGCATTACTTCTTGTACAATTGAGTTTTGCGCAAACAAAACCAGAAGAATTTAAAGGAGTTATTGGTAAAACCTTAGCCGAATCTAAAGAATATTGGCCGGAACCCGTTACAGCTCCTAAAGGTGCTCCAAATGTGGTTTGGATTATTCTGGATGATGTAGGTTATGGAGCTTCAAGTGCTTTTGGAGGTCAAATAGAAACTCCGGTTTTAGAGCGTTTAGCCAACAATGGATTGCGATATACCAATTTTCATACAACGGCAATTTGTGCTCCTACCCGCTCCGCTTTATTGACCGGAAGTAATTCTCATAAAGTGCATGTTGGAGGATTTTCTCATACAATTATGTCGGCAGGATTTCCGGGTTGGGACGGAAGATTACCTTCTAAAAACGGAACTATTGCAGAGATTTTACGCGATAAAGGATACAATACTTTTGGTGTAGGTAAATATGGAATAACGCCTGACGAGGAAGCAACAGATGCAGGACCATTTGATCATTGGCCAACCGGAAAAGGATTTGAACATTTCTACGGATTTTTGGGTTCTGCTACAGATCAGTACAAACCAGATTTAATCGAAGATCAAGTTCATATTACGCCTGACGGAAGACATCTTAGCGAACAAATTACCGATAAAGCGATTAGTTATATTCAGAAACAGCAAAAAGCAGCACCGGGAAAACCGTTCTTTTTATATTATTCTCCGGCAGCCGTTCATGCACCTCATCAGGTAGCTCAAAAATGGAGCGATCCTTATAAAGGTAAATTTGACGATGGCTGGGACGCTTACCGCGAAAAAACATTGGCTAACCAAAAGAAATTAGGCGTTATTCCTGCCAATGCTGTTTTACCGGAACGCAATTCGCTTATTGCAGATTGGAAAAAACTAACGCCGGATCAAAAGAAAGTATATTCAAAATTCATGGAAGTTTATGCCGGATATTTGACTTATACCGATTATGAAATTGGAAGATTGGTTAATTATTTAAAAGAAAGCAATCAACTGGAAAATACCGTAGTTTTTGTTTTAATTGGAGATAATGGAGCTAGTAAAGAAGGAACTTTACAAGGAGCTGTAGACAGACAAACCTACGTAAATGGTGATACTGAAGAAAAAATATTCCAAAATAACTTAAACAGAATTGGAGAAATTGGAACTCCTCAAACATACACTAATTATCCTTTGGGTTGGGCGCAAGCAACTAATACACCTTTCAAATACTGGAAACAAGATGCCAATTCTGAAGGAGGAACTCACAATCCGTTGATTGTTTATTACCCAAAAGGAATAAAAACTCCGGGAATCAGAACGCAATACAGCCACGTAATTGATATTTTGCCAACAACTCTTGATATTTTGGGCGTTAAAGCACCAGAATCTATCAGAGAAGTTAAGCAAGATACCATTCAGGGATATTCTTTTTACAATTCCTTGAATGATGCAAAATCTGTTTCGGCACATAAAATTCAACATTATTACATCTTTGGATCAAGAGCGATTTATAATGACGGTTGGAAAGCAGCCGCGGCGCATCATCCAAATTCAATTGAAGTTAAAGAAGCGTTGAATAATAAAACAAATCTTCCGCCAAATGATTTTGACAAAGATGTTTGGGAATTGTACAACATCAACGAGGATTTTAACGAAAGAAAAGATTTGGCTAAAAAATATCCTGAAAAAGTAGCTGAACTAAAAAAACTCTTCGATCAGCAAGCTAAGAAAAATAACTTATATCCTTTAATAGACTGGCAGGATGTTTACCTGAGGAAAATACATAAAACGCCATCTACCGAAGGAAAATCTGCTCAGGAATTATTGACCAAAGCAAACAAGTAA
- a CDS encoding arylsulfatase yields the protein MKKFTINSRIKSPKNGLLITALLVAQLGFAQEKPEEFKGVIGKTLADSKEYWPEPVKAPQGAPNVIWILLDDVGFGASSAFGGLIQTPTFDQLANNGLRYTNFHTTAICAPTRAALLTGRNSGRVHESGFSHTILSAGFPGWDGRIPSDKGTIAEILRENGYNTFAVGKYGVTPDEDATDAGPFDRWPTGKGFDHFYGFLGSQTDQYNPDLVEDQVHITPDGRHLSELITDKAISYIQKQQKAAPGKPFFLYYAPGAAHAPHQVATKWSDPYRGKFDKGWDAYREEVIANQKKLGVIPANAVLPERNPLITDWKKLTPDQKKVYARFMEVYAGFLTYTDYEVGRVVNYLKETNQLENTVIFVAIGDNGASKEGTTEGTINQSLFSQGTSDDENLKKNLANIDEIGTAKGLNTNYPLGWAQATNVPFKNWKQDAQSEGGTHNPLIVFYPKGIKEKGGIRNQYSHVTDLLPTTLDIAGIKAPEYIKSVKQDIIQGSSLYASLNDAKAESLHKVQYYYIFGNRAIYKDGWKAGAAHLPDSFALKNTLGKNEKPAASNFDADVWELYNLNEDFNERNNLAKKYPEKLAELKKVFDEQAKENNVYPLIDWQDVYNRRIHNSGADKGKTLQDLVKQVTKGGNTENTGKSGSSN from the coding sequence ATGAAAAAATTTACAATCAACTCAAGAATCAAAAGTCCTAAAAATGGGCTTTTGATTACTGCATTACTAGTTGCACAACTGGGCTTTGCACAAGAAAAACCAGAAGAATTCAAAGGCGTAATTGGTAAAACCCTAGCCGATTCTAAAGAATATTGGCCAGAGCCGGTAAAAGCTCCTCAAGGCGCACCAAACGTAATCTGGATTTTATTGGATGATGTAGGATTTGGGGCTTCAAGCGCTTTTGGAGGTTTGATTCAAACGCCAACATTTGACCAATTGGCAAATAACGGTTTGCGTTATACCAACTTTCACACCACTGCTATTTGTGCTCCTACCCGCGCGGCATTATTAACCGGAAGAAATTCTGGAAGAGTGCACGAAAGCGGTTTCTCACACACTATTTTATCGGCAGGTTTTCCGGGTTGGGATGGTAGAATTCCGTCTGATAAAGGAACAATTGCAGAGATTTTACGTGAAAACGGATACAACACTTTTGCCGTTGGTAAATATGGCGTAACTCCAGACGAAGATGCTACAGATGCGGGACCGTTTGACAGATGGCCAACCGGAAAAGGTTTTGATCATTTCTACGGATTCTTGGGTTCTCAAACAGATCAATACAATCCTGATTTAGTAGAAGATCAAGTTCATATTACGCCAGACGGACGTCACTTAAGCGAATTGATTACAGACAAAGCGATTAGTTATATTCAAAAACAACAAAAAGCAGCACCTGGAAAACCATTCTTCTTGTACTACGCACCGGGAGCAGCGCATGCACCTCATCAAGTAGCTACAAAATGGAGCGATCCGTACAGAGGTAAATTTGACAAAGGCTGGGATGCTTATCGCGAAGAAGTTATTGCAAACCAAAAGAAATTGGGTGTAATTCCTGCCAATGCAGTTTTACCGGAACGTAATCCGTTGATCACAGACTGGAAAAAACTAACTCCGGATCAGAAAAAAGTGTACGCTCGTTTTATGGAAGTTTACGCAGGATTCCTGACGTATACTGATTATGAAGTTGGAAGAGTTGTGAATTACCTAAAAGAAACCAATCAATTAGAAAACACTGTTATTTTCGTGGCAATTGGAGACAATGGTGCCAGTAAAGAAGGAACTACTGAAGGAACTATTAACCAAAGTTTATTTTCTCAAGGAACATCTGACGATGAAAACTTAAAGAAAAACCTAGCTAATATCGACGAAATTGGTACAGCAAAAGGTTTAAATACAAATTATCCTTTAGGATGGGCACAAGCAACAAATGTACCTTTCAAAAACTGGAAACAAGATGCACAATCTGAAGGAGGAACACACAATCCGTTGATTGTTTTTTATCCAAAAGGAATTAAAGAAAAAGGCGGAATCAGAAATCAATATAGCCACGTTACAGATTTATTGCCAACAACTTTGGACATTGCAGGAATCAAAGCTCCGGAATATATCAAATCTGTGAAACAGGATATTATTCAGGGATCGTCTTTATATGCTTCATTAAATGATGCTAAAGCAGAATCTTTACACAAAGTTCAGTATTACTACATTTTTGGAAACAGAGCAATCTACAAAGATGGATGGAAAGCCGGAGCAGCACATTTACCGGATTCATTTGCCTTAAAAAATACTTTGGGCAAAAATGAAAAACCTGCTGCAAGTAATTTTGATGCCGATGTTTGGGAATTATACAACTTAAACGAAGACTTTAACGAACGTAACAACCTTGCTAAAAAATACCCTGAAAAATTAGCCGAGCTTAAAAAAGTATTTGATGAGCAAGCCAAAGAAAACAACGTTTATCCGTTAATCGACTGGCAAGATGTGTACAACAGAAGAATTCATAATTCTGGTGCAGACAAAGGAAAAACACTTCAGGATTTAGTAAAGCAAGTAACTAAAGGCGGAAATACCGAAAACACAGGAAAATCCGGAAGTTCTAACTAA